In the Helianthus annuus cultivar XRQ/B chromosome 11, HanXRQr2.0-SUNRISE, whole genome shotgun sequence genome, one interval contains:
- the LOC110891037 gene encoding G-type lectin S-receptor-like serine/threonine-protein kinase RKS1 isoform X2 produces MHQERAILVSVLIFLIFRFCTCIDTITLTRPLKDGDILVSNGETFALGFFSPANSSNRYVGIWYNKVSEQTVVWVANRDRPITNSSGILSIDETGNLVLHEKDQSFVFWSTNVSRVVNDVFSAQLLDSGNLVLFQGLVNKEVYSWQSFDHPSNTLLPGMKFGLDRKTGLNRVVTSWKSSGDPGVGDYSYKMEFVGPTQLFLYKGMTRIWRTGSWTGHGWSGVPAMTQNFIFNVTYINNNDEVAVVYLIRNSSILSRLTVNESGTVERLTWHGPDKRWIGFWSAPKEQCDAYNHCGPFGFCDPYKSGTFECDCLPGYEPQSPQDWYLRDGSKGCKRKAGTQMCEIGDGFVELARAKVPDTSTARVNMSLGLEACKELCLRNCTCMGYASADISKGAAEGGCITWYGNMIDARTFPDGGQSFYTRVDATELGKLNEGKARFNFMNSLKSSEGCLTDKDIGENVDIHVFDFSKILVATDNFSPSNKVGEGGFGSVYKGKLLNGQEIAVKRLSQSSGQGMQEFKNEVTLIAKLQHRNLVRLLGYCFRKEEKMLVYEYLPNKGLDSFIFDQEKASLLDWKKRLQIIQGIVRGLLYLHHDSRLKIIHRDLKASNVLLDTNLNPKISDFGMAKIFGGEEDEAKTRRVVGTYGYMSPEYAMEGLFSVKSDVFSFGILLLEMISGRKNNSYYKDNSVNLIGHVWDLWKQDKALMVVDSSLGDSYDAHEVLLCIHIGILCVQELASDRPTMTDVAFMLSNRETMLPPPNQPAFIFRQLKYGMDSKSASASGGDGSVFDDTITILHPR; encoded by the exons atgcATCAAGAAAGAGCCATTCTAGTATCTGTGTTAATCTTTCTGATTTTCCGGTTTTGCACTTGTATCGACACCATCACACTCACTCGACCGCTTAAAGATGGGGATATATTGGTCTCTAATGGAGAAACTTTTGCTCTTGGATTCTTTAGCCCCGCAAATTCCAGCAACAGATACGTTGGTATCTGGTATAACAAGGTTTCCGAGCAAACTGTAGTTTGGGTTGCCAATAGAGACCGTCCGATCACAAACTCATCCGGTATCCTATCCATAGATGAAACCGGGAACCTAGTCCTTCACGAAAAAGATCAAAGCTTTGTGTTTTGGTCAACCAACGTGTCCAGAGTGGTGAATGATGTTTTTTCAGCTCAGTTGTTGGACTCAGGGAATTTGGTGTTGTTTCAAGGCCTAGTAAACAAAGAGGTTTATTCATGGCAAAGCTTTGATCACCCTTCGAATACTCTTCTTCCGGGTATGAAGTTTGGGTTAGACAGGAAAACGGGTTTGAATAGGGTGGTTACATCTTGGAAATCTAGTGGTGATCCGGGTGTGGGCGATTATTCATATAAAATGGAGTTTGTTGGGCCAACTCAGTTGTTCCTATACAAAGGTATGACACGAATTTGGCGGACCGGGTCATGGACGGGGCACGGATGGAGCGGTGTACCTGCGATGACGCAGAATTTCATCTTTAACGTGACTTACATAAACAACAATGATGAGGTGGCAGTTGTTTACCTTATACGCAACTCGTCCATCTTGTCCAGATTAACGGTTAACGAGTCTGGAACTGTGGAGAGGCTAACTTGGCACGGGCCAGATAAGAGGTGGATCGGGTTCTGGTCGGCTCCAAAAGAGCAGTGTGATGCCTATAACCATTGTGGTCCTTTTGGCTTTTGTGATCCGTATAAATCTGGCACTTTTGAGTGTGATTGCCTTCCAGGATATGAGCCACAGTCTCCACAGGACTGGTACCTAAGGGACGGTTCCAAAGGTTGTAAGAGAAAGGCCGGGACACAGATGTGCGAAATCGGAGATGGGTTCGTTGAGTTGGCTCGTGCTAAGGTTCCCGACACATCGACAGCACGTGTGAACATGAGCTTGGGATTAGAAGCATGTAAAGAGTTGTGCTTGAGGAATTGCACATGCATGGGGTACGCAAGTGCCGATATCAGTAAAGGAGCTGCTGAGGGTGGTTGTATTACGTGGTATGGGAACATGATTGATGCAAGGACTTTTCCAGATGGGGGCCAATCGTTTTATACACGGGTTGATGCCACTGAATTAG GCAAACTAAATGAAGGCAAAGCTCGGTTCAATTTCATGAATAGCTTGAAATCTTCAGAGGGGTGTTTGACAGATAAGGACATTGGCGAAAATGTTGATATACATGTTTTTGATTTTAGCAAAATACTTGTAGCAACTGATAATTTTTCTCCTTCAAACAAGGTCGGAGAAGGTGGCTTTGGCTCTGTTTATAAG GGTAAGCTACTAAATGGGCAAGAAATTGCTGTGAAAAGATTATCGCAAAGTTCTGGTCAAGGGATGCAAGAATTCAAGAACGAAGTGACGTTGATTGCCAAACTTCAACACAGGAACCTAGTCCGGCTTTTGGGATATTGTTTCCGTAAGGAAGAAAAAATGTTAGTTTACGAATACTTACCAAATAAAGGCTTGGATTCTTTCATCTTCG ATCAAGAAAAGGCTTCTCTTTTAGATTGGAAGAAACGACTCCAGATCATTCAAGGAATTGTTCGTGGACTGCTATATCTTCATCATGATTCTAGGCTCAAGATCATCCATAGGGATCTAAAAGCAAGCAATGTTTTGTTAGATACAAatttaaaccctaaaatttctGATTTTGGAATGGCAAAAATCTTTGGAGGGGAAGAAGACGAAGCTAAAACACGTAGAGTAGTCGGAACATA TGGTTATATGTCTCCCGAATATGCGATGGAAGGCCTCTTTTCAGTAAAATCTGATGTTTTTAGCTTTGGAATTCTACTTCTGGAGATGATAAGTGGGAGGAAAAACAACAGCTACTATAAGGACAATTCGGTTAATTTGATCGGACAT GTTTGGGACTTATGGAAACAAGATAAAGCATTGATGGTAGTTGACTCGTCTTTAGGAGATTCATATGATGCCCATGAGGTCCTTTTATGTATCCATATCGGGATTTTGTGCGTTCAAGAATTGGCTAGTGATCGGCCTACAATGACTGACGTAGCTTTTATGTTGAGTAATCGTGAAACAATGCTTCCGCCTCCTAATCAACCAGCATTCATCTTTAGACAATTGAAGTATGGTATGGACTCAAAATCAGCATCCGCTAGTGGCGGTGATGGCTCCGTATTCGATGACACCATCACCATCCTTCATCCTCGGTAA
- the LOC110891037 gene encoding G-type lectin S-receptor-like serine/threonine-protein kinase RKS1 isoform X1, whose translation MHQERAILVSVLIFLIFRFCTCIDTITLTRPLKDGDILVSNGETFALGFFSPANSSNRYVGIWYNKVSEQTVVWVANRDRPITNSSGILSIDETGNLVLHEKDQSFVFWSTNVSRVVNDVFSAQLLDSGNLVLFQGLVNKEVYSWQSFDHPSNTLLPGMKFGLDRKTGLNRVVTSWKSSGDPGVGDYSYKMEFVGPTQLFLYKGMTRIWRTGSWTGHGWSGVPAMTQNFIFNVTYINNNDEVAVVYLIRNSSILSRLTVNESGTVERLTWHGPDKRWIGFWSAPKEQCDAYNHCGPFGFCDPYKSGTFECDCLPGYEPQSPQDWYLRDGSKGCKRKAGTQMCEIGDGFVELARAKVPDTSTARVNMSLGLEACKELCLRNCTCMGYASADISKGAAEGGCITWYGNMIDARTFPDGGQSFYTRVDATELAKYSSQRLKKSHNNRFLVIGVPIIAAGFFFLCAFICYYIWKIRGKLNEGKARFNFMNSLKSSEGCLTDKDIGENVDIHVFDFSKILVATDNFSPSNKVGEGGFGSVYKGKLLNGQEIAVKRLSQSSGQGMQEFKNEVTLIAKLQHRNLVRLLGYCFRKEEKMLVYEYLPNKGLDSFIFDQEKASLLDWKKRLQIIQGIVRGLLYLHHDSRLKIIHRDLKASNVLLDTNLNPKISDFGMAKIFGGEEDEAKTRRVVGTYGYMSPEYAMEGLFSVKSDVFSFGILLLEMISGRKNNSYYKDNSVNLIGHVWDLWKQDKALMVVDSSLGDSYDAHEVLLCIHIGILCVQELASDRPTMTDVAFMLSNRETMLPPPNQPAFIFRQLKYGMDSKSASASGGDGSVFDDTITILHPR comes from the exons atgcATCAAGAAAGAGCCATTCTAGTATCTGTGTTAATCTTTCTGATTTTCCGGTTTTGCACTTGTATCGACACCATCACACTCACTCGACCGCTTAAAGATGGGGATATATTGGTCTCTAATGGAGAAACTTTTGCTCTTGGATTCTTTAGCCCCGCAAATTCCAGCAACAGATACGTTGGTATCTGGTATAACAAGGTTTCCGAGCAAACTGTAGTTTGGGTTGCCAATAGAGACCGTCCGATCACAAACTCATCCGGTATCCTATCCATAGATGAAACCGGGAACCTAGTCCTTCACGAAAAAGATCAAAGCTTTGTGTTTTGGTCAACCAACGTGTCCAGAGTGGTGAATGATGTTTTTTCAGCTCAGTTGTTGGACTCAGGGAATTTGGTGTTGTTTCAAGGCCTAGTAAACAAAGAGGTTTATTCATGGCAAAGCTTTGATCACCCTTCGAATACTCTTCTTCCGGGTATGAAGTTTGGGTTAGACAGGAAAACGGGTTTGAATAGGGTGGTTACATCTTGGAAATCTAGTGGTGATCCGGGTGTGGGCGATTATTCATATAAAATGGAGTTTGTTGGGCCAACTCAGTTGTTCCTATACAAAGGTATGACACGAATTTGGCGGACCGGGTCATGGACGGGGCACGGATGGAGCGGTGTACCTGCGATGACGCAGAATTTCATCTTTAACGTGACTTACATAAACAACAATGATGAGGTGGCAGTTGTTTACCTTATACGCAACTCGTCCATCTTGTCCAGATTAACGGTTAACGAGTCTGGAACTGTGGAGAGGCTAACTTGGCACGGGCCAGATAAGAGGTGGATCGGGTTCTGGTCGGCTCCAAAAGAGCAGTGTGATGCCTATAACCATTGTGGTCCTTTTGGCTTTTGTGATCCGTATAAATCTGGCACTTTTGAGTGTGATTGCCTTCCAGGATATGAGCCACAGTCTCCACAGGACTGGTACCTAAGGGACGGTTCCAAAGGTTGTAAGAGAAAGGCCGGGACACAGATGTGCGAAATCGGAGATGGGTTCGTTGAGTTGGCTCGTGCTAAGGTTCCCGACACATCGACAGCACGTGTGAACATGAGCTTGGGATTAGAAGCATGTAAAGAGTTGTGCTTGAGGAATTGCACATGCATGGGGTACGCAAGTGCCGATATCAGTAAAGGAGCTGCTGAGGGTGGTTGTATTACGTGGTATGGGAACATGATTGATGCAAGGACTTTTCCAGATGGGGGCCAATCGTTTTATACACGGGTTGATGCCACTGAATTAG CCAAGTACTCGTCACAGAGGCTAAAGAAATCGCATAACAATCGATTTCTAGTCATCGGGGTGCCGATCATTGCAGCAGGGTTTTTCTTCTTGTGTGCCTTCATTTGTTATTACATATGGAAGATAAGAG GCAAACTAAATGAAGGCAAAGCTCGGTTCAATTTCATGAATAGCTTGAAATCTTCAGAGGGGTGTTTGACAGATAAGGACATTGGCGAAAATGTTGATATACATGTTTTTGATTTTAGCAAAATACTTGTAGCAACTGATAATTTTTCTCCTTCAAACAAGGTCGGAGAAGGTGGCTTTGGCTCTGTTTATAAG GGTAAGCTACTAAATGGGCAAGAAATTGCTGTGAAAAGATTATCGCAAAGTTCTGGTCAAGGGATGCAAGAATTCAAGAACGAAGTGACGTTGATTGCCAAACTTCAACACAGGAACCTAGTCCGGCTTTTGGGATATTGTTTCCGTAAGGAAGAAAAAATGTTAGTTTACGAATACTTACCAAATAAAGGCTTGGATTCTTTCATCTTCG ATCAAGAAAAGGCTTCTCTTTTAGATTGGAAGAAACGACTCCAGATCATTCAAGGAATTGTTCGTGGACTGCTATATCTTCATCATGATTCTAGGCTCAAGATCATCCATAGGGATCTAAAAGCAAGCAATGTTTTGTTAGATACAAatttaaaccctaaaatttctGATTTTGGAATGGCAAAAATCTTTGGAGGGGAAGAAGACGAAGCTAAAACACGTAGAGTAGTCGGAACATA TGGTTATATGTCTCCCGAATATGCGATGGAAGGCCTCTTTTCAGTAAAATCTGATGTTTTTAGCTTTGGAATTCTACTTCTGGAGATGATAAGTGGGAGGAAAAACAACAGCTACTATAAGGACAATTCGGTTAATTTGATCGGACAT GTTTGGGACTTATGGAAACAAGATAAAGCATTGATGGTAGTTGACTCGTCTTTAGGAGATTCATATGATGCCCATGAGGTCCTTTTATGTATCCATATCGGGATTTTGTGCGTTCAAGAATTGGCTAGTGATCGGCCTACAATGACTGACGTAGCTTTTATGTTGAGTAATCGTGAAACAATGCTTCCGCCTCCTAATCAACCAGCATTCATCTTTAGACAATTGAAGTATGGTATGGACTCAAAATCAGCATCCGCTAGTGGCGGTGATGGCTCCGTATTCGATGACACCATCACCATCCTTCATCCTCGGTAA